TGAATACGGAACTTGGGACCCTGCCTTCCAAGAAAGTACAAACCAATATGATCACTTTTTAGCTACTGTAAATAATGCTTTCAGAAATACAGATATCGACGGAGATGGTGTGGAAGAAGAATTAATTCCGACTGGTATTTTTTGGATGCAAGGCGAAAGTGATGCGGTGAAAGAAGAAGTAGCCTTGCGTTATCATTCAAATCTGACGATGCTCATGGGTAGAATCAGAGCTGTTTTCAGAGACAATGATTTACCAATTGTGATGGGCAAAATTTCAGACTCATGGAATAAGCCTTCGGGGAAAGTTTGGAAGTACGGAGATATGGTGCAATATGCTCAAGAGAAATTCTGTATAGAAGACCCAAATGCTGTGATCGTTAGACATACACGCTATTATAAATATTCAGACCCTTTTCATTACAATAGCGAAGGCTACATCGATTTAGGAAAAAGATTTGCTGAAGCGATGCTTTCACTAGAATTGAAGCCTATTCAATAGCATTAAAATTCATTCATATTCGTCCCCAATTACTTTTTCAAAAGAGGTGATTGGGGATTTATTTTTACTTTTTTGAAAAAAAAATTTAGACCAACTGTAATAATCTTCCTTCTCAAGACACTAACCAAGTAAATAAAAACCGAAACCGTGAGCAGCGATTTTTACAACTTATTCATTCTACCACATGCCCCAATCATTATTAAAATCTGTCGGGCATATACCAACTCACAAGAAGACTTTGAGGATTACTACCAAGAAGTTTGCTTACAGATTTGGCATAGTAGAGAACGCTTTAAAGAACATTCGGAATGGTCTACTTGGGTGTATAGACTGTCGCTGAATGTGTGCTTAACACTTCTGAAAAAACAGAAGAACAATCCACAGCACTTTGCTTCTGATAGCTTGCCACCCGAAGCTTCAGAAGATAGTAAAGCATTCTCGGATGAAGACTTGAATCAACTCTACATTGCGATTCGACAATTGAAAGAAATTGACAGAGCCGTAATTCTACTCTATTTAGAAGAACGCTCTTATCAAGAAATCGCGGAGGTTATCGGAACCAATCCCAACAATATTGGGGTGAGAATTCAACGTATCAAACAACGTTTAAAGAAATTATTACATGAAAAAGTCTATTGAAGATATTTGGAAAGAGGGTTTTATCAATAACGAGAAGTTGACGGCCCCAAAAATTAATGATCTGTACAATCAGAAATCGATTCATCTCGTCGATAAATTTCGTAGAGATTTCAAGCTAAACCTTATCTATATCATTTTTCTATCCTTGTTCTTTTTAGGAGCGGGTATTTTCCTAAATGCCGTATATAGCGGAATCGTGATTTTCTTGCTTCTCATTTCACTACTTGTATATGGGAAAAAGAGACTCGATATTATCAATAAGCTTGATTATAACGATAACAGTTACAAGTATCTTAAATCGTTTGACGATTGGTTGCAAGCCACTTTAAAAGGATATACACTCTTGTATCAAATCTTTTATCCTGTATTCTTCTTGGCTATCGCTGGAGGTGTTTGGTTTTCACCAATTGGAGAAAAGGTTATGCAAAAGTTTCCCGATCTACAAACTGTTTTGGGGCTACCATTATACCCCACAATTGTCGTTTTCTCCATTGCAATCCTTCTGATCTTTTTGGCAAAACGTTTATATGAGCTTGACATGAATCTTATTTATAAATCACAGATGGATAAACTCAAAGACTTATTAGCGGATATGGAAGAATTGAGAGCTTAAGAAATAATAAAAAAGGGCTCTTTCAATTGGATTTCTTTCTGAAGCAATCGGCAGCCAATAGTACAAGAAAAACATTTCCGATTAGTACAGTAGGAATTGAAAAGCTCTAAATATGCCTGTGAATCATAAGCTGATTTGATAGTGGAACCTAGTTCTTTCCACTGATCAATCAGCTTATTTTTTTCGGCAGGTATATTTTCCAAAAGACTTAATGCTGTCTCAAAGAATCGATCTTCTTTATGGTAAAGCCCGTAAGCAACCTTCAGAGGAGCAATAGTATTTATCATGATATTCTGAAGACTACTTTTTCCTAATGAGCGATCACTTTCTTTCTTACTCAATTTTCCGAAATGATAATGCTTTTTCCAGTAAGAAGAAACCTCAATTTCAAATAAGGATTCATATTTTTCAACCTCATTTTGGAATACAAAATTGGAAAAGAAATACGTATTTTTTGTAATGAATTGTGCAAACTGAGCAAGTCTTAGCGTAGGAAAATTAGCAGGGCGAAGTCTTAAAAAATCCCATTCTACAACAGATAACTGTTTTTCTTGAAGTTGATATTTATGGGCTAAAAATGCATACTCTTTTTTCAAGCTTTCAGAATAATCATCTACACTTTCTTGAGGAAGTAGCCCCGAAAGCCCAAAAAGTAGCGCCTCAATCTGAAGTATATTATCCGAATGCAGTTTCAAGATTTTCAATGGCAAACGTTTCGCTAGTTTCAGAAAGGAAACTTTATTCTTCTTAAATCCGAAATTCTCTGCGAGTAACTGATAAGCACATTCTTCCCAATTATTTCCGCTCTCCTCCAATAACTTCAAAACCGTTTCTCCTTTTCTGAACAGCCTTTGAGTTA
Above is a window of Sediminitomix flava DNA encoding:
- a CDS encoding DUF2851 family protein, translating into MKEDFLHFLWMHQQFDLKDLKTTQEESITLLDRGYPHEDEGPDFRQARILLNEMEWVGHIEIHIKSSDWEKHKHHTQERYQNVILHVVWEDDQEVFRKDGSVIPTLVLRDRIKEDCLSFYEKVSQASSQIACANSFDTVSDFEKFQMLDKAVTQRLFRKGETVLKLLEESGNNWEECAYQLLAENFGFKKNKVSFLKLAKRLPLKILKLHSDNILQIEALLFGLSGLLPQESVDDYSESLKKEYAFLAHKYQLQEKQLSVVEWDFLRLRPANFPTLRLAQFAQFITKNTYFFSNFVFQNEVEKYESLFEIEVSSYWKKHYHFGKLSKKESDRSLGKSSLQNIMINTIAPLKVAYGLYHKEDRFFETALSLLENIPAEKNKLIDQWKELGSTIKSAYDSQAYLELFNSYCTNRKCFSCTIGCRLLQKEIQLKEPFFIIS
- a CDS encoding sialate O-acetylesterase, translated to MKHAFFQLMLLSFLLPLQLSAQKAQKEKVRLFFLGGQSNMEGLGYNKDLPKKLKQIDDVYIFNGNDVADGAENGGLGIWEVLKAGHGYGFNSDGKENKLSERFGLELTLAEALKEKYPNEKIAFIKYAKGGSSIDTLAFEYGTWDPAFQESTNQYDHFLATVNNAFRNTDIDGDGVEEELIPTGIFWMQGESDAVKEEVALRYHSNLTMLMGRIRAVFRDNDLPIVMGKISDSWNKPSGKVWKYGDMVQYAQEKFCIEDPNAVIVRHTRYYKYSDPFHYNSEGYIDLGKRFAEAMLSLELKPIQ
- a CDS encoding RNA polymerase sigma factor; its protein translation is MSSDFYNLFILPHAPIIIKICRAYTNSQEDFEDYYQEVCLQIWHSRERFKEHSEWSTWVYRLSLNVCLTLLKKQKNNPQHFASDSLPPEASEDSKAFSDEDLNQLYIAIRQLKEIDRAVILLYLEERSYQEIAEVIGTNPNNIGVRIQRIKQRLKKLLHEKVY